In the Acaryochloris thomasi RCC1774 genome, GCTGGCTGCTGCGGAAGATACCTGCAGGAAAGCCCCAGGAGCTAGAGCTAGGAGACTTCGCCCAATGGTCTAGCGGCCACCGTCGTCGCCCGTACTGCATCCGACATATTCAGAGAGCAGTGCAGGAACTACTGAGCGTTGGCCTGATAGATGTCGTTAAGCAATACAGCACTCGTATCTTTAAGCTCATCTGCTTTCACCCAGAGGCTGCAGAGATAGCACCTGTAGAGCAGCAGTTAACGCTGGAAAAGCAACTCAGCGCCAGTGACAAAAAAGTACAGGTTCTGGATCAAAAAGTCCCAGCCGTGACAAAAATGTCCAAAATAGAGCACTCAAATGCTTATGCTGCCGTACCCTCTTATAGAGAAGAAAAGAGAACAGCAGATACACCCACCTCACTCCACCCTGTTTCATGGAGTGACAAGGAAGGTATGGCTAACTCTCCCCTAAGCCCCAATATGCAAAATCCAACACCCCAAAAACCTGGAACAGATTCCCCAACAGATCCCAATTCTCAGAACGTGCCGCTAAACTCCGAACAAAGAATAATAGGCCCAGAGCTAAAGGCTGAGGTCGAAGAAGTGATCGCACAACCGCTTAACCAAAACATCCGCAGGACAGTAGTATCTGCTACCGTCGATGTCGTTCGTGATGCCCTGGCTGTCGTGCGCCAGCAAAAGCAGGCGGGGAAGGTGAAACGGCCTGCTGGGATGCTGGTCAAAGCCATTCAGCAGAAGTGGAATCCTAACCCGGTCGAGGAGTCTGGGAGTCTGGTGCCTGATGGTTTTAATGAATGGTTTGAGCTGGCTAGGGAGAAAGGGATTGTGTCAGCCTCGATGTTTATGGATGGGCAGATGTGCGTCTGTACGAATCCTGAGGTAGGCGACTGGCAACCCTGGACTGAGCTGGCGTTTGCGTTCACCATCCGACAGCTTAAACGACTGGGGGCTGTACCACTGGTGTAGCTTAGAGCTAGAGTTGATGCTCGATTCTTTGGTTTATGATTGAAAAAATTAATTCCCATGACAGCTCCACTATTCCAGAGGGAGTTAGCGGTTTAACTGCTATCCGGCAACTCGTTGATTTTTGTCGGAATCCTATTGATTACTCCGTTTGGTCTGCAAATGAGTATGGAGATGCTGCTCGAATTAAAATTGCTTCAACTCAAATCTATCTACTAAATCATCCTGATTTTATTGCCGAAGTCCTAAATCAGAAAAATAAGTGCTTCATTAAAGACGTTAGTTATCGAATGTTAGCCAGATTGCTGGGGGATAGCTTATTGCTCAGTGACGGTGAGCAGTGGAAAAGACACAGACGGATGATGCAACCTGCGTTTACTCAAGAGAGGATTGCTGAATATGCTGCGACTGTAATTGAAGAGACAAACCAACTTCTGAGCAATTGGAAGATTGGAGGGAAATTTAATCTCCATCAAGTTGTCAGCCAGCTAACGATCAAAATAATTACTAATGTGCTCTTCGGGAGTAGCCTAAGCGCGGCTTCTGTGAGTATTGGCAAAGCTTTAGATGCGATTATTTTGCAGTACTACCATCAAGCACAGACAGGTTTTTTAGTACCGTCTTGGTTTCCTACGCCTAGCAACCGTAAAGCTTCCTCTGCTATTAAGTATCTAAATGAAATTGTTGAAAATACTATCAATCAACGCTACCAATCCAGCCATGATGATCTATTCTCGGTTCTTCTAGGGACACAGGATGGTGACAGTCCGTTCTCTGTCGGTGAACTGCGTGGTGAGGTGATGACGCTATTGCTAGCAGGACATGAAACAACAGCTAGTGCATTGGCTTGGGCACTAATGTTGCTCGCTCAGCACCCAAAAATAGCAAATAAATTGAGAGCAGAAGCCCAAGCCGCTTTTGGTCAATGCCTACCCAATATCAATGACCTTGAAAAGTTGCCCTATACTCAGATGGTTCTCAAAGAATCAATGCGGCTTTATCCTCCTGCTTGGGCTTTGAGTCGTGAAGTAGCAGAAGATTGTCAGATTGGCCCCTATTTCCTGACAAAAGGTACAACGGTCTATTTCAGTCAGTGGGTTGTACATCGCGACAAGCGGTTTTTTGACAACCCAGGACAGTTTCGACCGGAGCGATGGAATGAGCGCTTCGAAAAGCATCTGCCTCCTGGGGCCTATTTCCCCTTTGGGGCAGGGCCAAGAGTATGTATCGGACAGGCTTTTTCAATGATGGAGGCGACTCTGATTCTAGCTATGATTTCGCAAAAATTTAGTTTGGGATTGGTTCCTAATCAATCTATTGAGTTACTCCCTTCCATTACCCTGCGGCCAAAAAATGGCATCAATATGTTTGTTGATGCATCATTCTAGGTCTGCTGCCTTCAATAACATGAAAAACTATACCAATCTGACCTGATCTTGGACACTATCTTTACTTAAATTCTTGAACCACGAGGCTTTCAAGCTAATCCTTCTCTAAAATGAGCTTGAATTGGCGTACCTAATTTAGTTCGTTGAAATTGAGTAATCTCATCAGGTTATGTATACAGCAATACAAAACCTGTTGAAACTTGTTCGTAGAGGACTTGAGAAATATCGCAAAACTTTAGACAGCTAATATATTCTCTTTATGTCTGAAAATCACTGTATATTAAGTCAATATACACATTATATAACTGTTTCCTTAACTTGTAAGAGTGGTAATGGAGAGGTTAATGAACAATAGAAATGAATATACTCTGTATTCTCCAAGGTATTCATTGAGTGAAAGAGCAAAGCAAACATCATCAATATTAAGAGCGAGTTCAGTTGTTGCTTATCATTTGTTAAGAGGCTCCAAGGAAAAGTTTGCTGCATCAGTTGAAATAACGGACAAATGCAATGCAGGATGTAGTTTCTGTTATGTATATCCATCTGAATGGGATCAAAATGAAAGGCTTGGAGGATACCTCCAATTATCTCCTAGTGAGCACAAACTTAAGGAGAAAAATGTCTATGAAACTTTAAGAAGGCTAAAGAGTAGAGGCGTCGTTCATGTAACATTAGTTGGTGGAGAGACTGCGCTTGCACCTAAGGCTATTCGTCTAGCATCAAAATTATTCCCTGTCGTTTGGGTAGTAACAAATGGAGTAGTGAAGCTTCCAAGATTGCCTAACTCAGTCACTGTCTTTGTTAGTA is a window encoding:
- a CDS encoding cytochrome P450, producing the protein MIEKINSHDSSTIPEGVSGLTAIRQLVDFCRNPIDYSVWSANEYGDAARIKIASTQIYLLNHPDFIAEVLNQKNKCFIKDVSYRMLARLLGDSLLLSDGEQWKRHRRMMQPAFTQERIAEYAATVIEETNQLLSNWKIGGKFNLHQVVSQLTIKIITNVLFGSSLSAASVSIGKALDAIILQYYHQAQTGFLVPSWFPTPSNRKASSAIKYLNEIVENTINQRYQSSHDDLFSVLLGTQDGDSPFSVGELRGEVMTLLLAGHETTASALAWALMLLAQHPKIANKLRAEAQAAFGQCLPNINDLEKLPYTQMVLKESMRLYPPAWALSREVAEDCQIGPYFLTKGTTVYFSQWVVHRDKRFFDNPGQFRPERWNERFEKHLPPGAYFPFGAGPRVCIGQAFSMMEATLILAMISQKFSLGLVPNQSIELLPSITLRPKNGINMFVDASF